In Heterodontus francisci isolate sHetFra1 chromosome 30, sHetFra1.hap1, whole genome shotgun sequence, a genomic segment contains:
- the LOC137346702 gene encoding beta-crystallin B3-like, with product MSHSGTPGSIGSHSASGLRNNRIIIYEYENFQGRRMDINTECRNICDRGFDKVGSIRVECGPWVGYEQQNFCGEMFMLEKGEYPRWDSWSNSYRTDCMMSFRPVKMDGQDHKICLHECANFDGRKMEICDEDIPSLWAYGFQDRVASIKVIGGTWVGYEYPGYRGYQYVLECGSYKHWNEWGAQQPLIQSMRRVKDMQWYKRGCFEFVN from the exons ATGTCTCACAGTGGAACTCCGGGTAGCATTGGAAGCCATTCTGCTTCAGGTCTTCGCAATAACAGG ATTATCATCTATGAGTATGAAAACTTCCAAGGTCGCAGGATGGACATCAACACAGAGTGCAGAAACATCTGCGATCGGGGATTTGATAAAGTGGGGTCCATCCGCGTTGAGTGTGGACC ATGGGTGGGTTATGAACAGCAGAACTTCTGTGGTGAGATGTTTATGCTGGAGAAGGGAGAATATCCTCGTTGGGACTCCTGGTCCAACAGCTATCGCACTGACTGTATGATGTCTTTCAGACCTGTCAAAATG GATGGCCAGGACCACAAAATTTGTCTTCATGAATGTGCCAATTTTGATGGAAGAAAAATGGAGATCTGCGATGAGGACATTCCCAGCCTGTGGGCCTATGGCTTTCAGGACAGAGTTGCCAGTATTAAAGTCATTGGTGGAAC ATGGGTTGGCTATGAATATCCAGGCTACAGGGGATATCAATATGTGCTAGAGTGTGGATCATACAAGCACTGGAATGAATGGGGTGCTCAACAGCCTTTGATTCAGTCCATGCGCCGTGTGAAGGACATGCAATGGTACAAAAGGGGTTGCTTTGAGTTTGTAAATTAA
- the LOC137346707 gene encoding beta-crystallin A1-like gives MKLNTESFLEPTPYSSALDKNLQTTSMAQTNPAGIFKITAYDQENFQGKRMEFTASCKNIMDCGFDNIRSIKVDCGVWAGYEHSSFFGQQFILEKGEYPRWDAWSGSNAYHTERLMSFRPICSAHHKESKIIIFEKENFIGRQWEMCDDYPSLQAMGWCNNEVGSMKVQAGAWVCYQYPGYRGFQYIMECDRHAGEYKHWREWGSHAQTFQIQSLRRIQE, from the exons ATGAAACTCAACACAGAATCGTTTTTGGAACCTACCCCATACAGCTCGGCTCTG GATAAAAACCTCCAAACTACAAGCATGGCGCAAACAAACCCCGCAGGAATTTTCAAG ATTACTGCTTATGATCAAGAAAATTTCCAGGGCAAGAGGATGGAATTTACTGCATCCTGCAAGAATATTATGGATTGCGGTTTTGACAATATTCGATCCATCAAAGTTGATTGCGGAGT GTGGGCTGGTTATGAACATTCCAGCTTCTTTGGGCAACAATTTATTCTGGAGAAAGGCGAGTACCCTCGCTGGGATGCCTGGAGTGGCAGCAATGCTTACCACACTGAGAGACTCATGTCCTTCCGCCCCATTTGCTCTGCT CACCATAAAGAGTCCAAAATTATTATTTTTGAGAAGGAAAACTTCATTGGTAGACAGTGGGAGATGTGTGATGACTACCCCTCTTTGCAAGCCATGGGCTGGTGCAACAATGAAGTTGGATCTATGAAGGTTCAAGCTGGCGC ATGGGTGTGCTACCAATACCCAGGATACCGTGGCTTCCAGTACATCATGGAATGTGATCGTCATGCTGGAGAATACAAGCACTGGAGAGAGTGGGGATCCCATGCTCAGACCTTCCAGATCCAGTCACTCCGTCGCATTCAGGAGTAA